A DNA window from Halomonas zincidurans B6 contains the following coding sequences:
- a CDS encoding tyrosine-type recombinase/integrase produces MPKAALSQHFVEHAACPAGKARIDYYDDKVKGLSLKVLASGHKAFYIRYRDARDTLVERKLGTTAVMKLSEARKSANDVLAQVAMGEDPFEQRRTLKQVPTFADFVETAYMPHIKGYKRSWSTDECLLRNHVLPKLGKLYLDEIKRQHLIEVFSAHRATHKPGSTNRVIILCRYIFNCALKWEVEGISRNPTAGIPLYPENNKRERYLKDDEALRLFEALEASPNPLLPYIIAMLLLTGARKREVLDATWSDLDRDKRLWRIEFNKTGRTRHVPLSQGMLTLLERLPRVAGNEYLFPNPKTGKPFVSIFHSWDTARYKAGLGDVRIHDLRHSFASYVINAGRSLYEVQKLLGHTQVKTTQRYAHLSHDSLLSAADTAAMAVPWDRGARDEESKGDPAATVLPGTRTQQPARQPALPRDAPPGQTLSPPPSGEPPDGETTK; encoded by the coding sequence ATGCCTAAAGCCGCGCTCAGTCAGCACTTTGTCGAGCATGCCGCCTGCCCCGCCGGGAAGGCGCGCATCGATTACTACGATGACAAGGTGAAGGGGTTATCGCTCAAGGTGCTGGCTTCCGGCCACAAGGCGTTCTATATCCGCTACCGCGATGCCCGAGACACGCTGGTGGAGCGCAAACTGGGCACTACGGCGGTGATGAAGCTGAGCGAGGCGCGCAAGTCAGCGAACGATGTCCTGGCCCAGGTGGCGATGGGAGAAGATCCCTTCGAGCAACGCCGTACCCTGAAGCAGGTTCCGACGTTCGCCGACTTCGTGGAGACGGCGTACATGCCGCACATCAAGGGCTACAAGCGCAGCTGGTCGACCGATGAGTGCCTGCTGCGTAACCATGTGCTGCCCAAGCTCGGCAAGCTGTACCTGGACGAGATCAAGCGACAGCACCTGATTGAGGTGTTCAGCGCGCACCGCGCCACGCATAAACCGGGCTCCACGAACCGGGTGATCATCCTGTGCCGCTATATCTTCAACTGCGCGCTGAAATGGGAGGTGGAGGGCATTAGCCGGAACCCCACGGCGGGGATTCCGCTGTACCCGGAGAACAACAAGCGGGAGCGTTATCTGAAGGACGACGAGGCGCTGCGGCTGTTCGAGGCCCTGGAAGCCTCACCCAACCCACTGCTGCCGTACATCATCGCCATGCTGTTGCTGACCGGGGCGCGCAAGCGCGAAGTGCTGGATGCGACCTGGTCGGATCTGGATCGGGACAAGCGCCTGTGGCGCATCGAGTTCAACAAGACCGGGCGCACGCGACACGTCCCGCTGTCGCAGGGGATGCTGACGTTGCTGGAGAGACTGCCGCGCGTGGCGGGCAATGAGTATCTGTTTCCCAACCCCAAGACCGGCAAGCCGTTCGTGAGCATCTTTCACAGCTGGGACACGGCGCGGTACAAGGCGGGGTTAGGCGACGTGCGTATTCATGATCTGCGCCATAGCTTTGCCAGCTATGTGATCAATGCGGGGCGTTCGTTGTATGAGGTACAGAAGCTGCTGGGTCATACCCAGGTGAAGACCACCCAGCGCTATGCTCACCTCAGCCATGACTCGCTGTTGTCGGCAGCGGACACGGCCGCCATGGCAGTGCCATGGGATCGCGGAGCGCGAGACGAAGAATCTAAGGGAGACCCGGCAGCAACCGTACTGCCGGGGACCCGAACCCAACAGCCGGCTAGGCAACCCGCCCTACCCCGCGATGCCCCGCCCGGTCAGACGCTGTCACCGCCTCCCAGCGGAGAGCCACCGGACGGTGAAACAACAAAATAA
- a CDS encoding DUF4351 domain-containing protein: MKRIRQLSADEETRRLAFVRERALRDEVSFLNDARREEAQRILHKQLGLKFGDLPGWAEQRLEQATPEQLEDWSAAILTANSLDELFKQ; encoded by the coding sequence ATGAAACGCATTCGTCAGCTCAGTGCCGATGAAGAAACCCGTCGCCTGGCCTTTGTGCGGGAACGGGCACTGCGGGATGAGGTGTCATTTCTTAACGATGCTCGCCGGGAGGAAGCCCAGCGCATCCTGCATAAGCAACTTGGCCTAAAATTTGGGGATCTCCCTGGTTGGGCGGAGCAGCGTCTGGAGCAAGCGACACCTGAGCAGTTAGAAGACTGGTCGGCTGCCATCCTGACTGCCAATTCCCTCGACGAGCTGTTCAAGCAGTAA
- a CDS encoding Rpn family recombination-promoting nuclease/putative transposase, which translates to MSELLDPTNDYVFKRLFAEAPDLLVDLINDLRPDLPDIASVEILNPNIEATELTGKYIILDVLARDGDGHCYNVEVQVRRYGAWHKRGLFYLARTLGSQLSAGEDYQELRATVGLHLLDFDLFMATDAERGQAVWRFEMRDERQPDVSLGNILQMNLIELNKADRLGLPEGPLRAWIIFFKHWQEELTMATVAHEPVKKAMSRIRELSADEETRRLAFVRERALRDEVSLLNDAKREGREEVARNLIKMKVLNDAQIAEASGLGEAEVKALRSELEH; encoded by the coding sequence ATGAGCGAGCTACTCGACCCCACCAATGACTACGTCTTCAAGCGGCTGTTCGCGGAAGCTCCGGATTTGCTGGTGGACCTGATCAACGATCTGCGCCCGGATCTACCTGATATTGCCTCGGTGGAGATACTAAATCCGAATATCGAGGCGACAGAGCTTACCGGCAAGTACATCATCCTCGACGTATTGGCCCGTGATGGCGACGGCCACTGCTACAATGTCGAGGTTCAGGTACGTCGGTATGGTGCCTGGCATAAGCGGGGGTTGTTCTACTTGGCCCGCACGCTGGGCAGCCAGCTGAGCGCCGGAGAAGACTATCAGGAGCTGCGGGCGACTGTCGGGTTGCACCTACTTGATTTCGATCTGTTCATGGCGACAGACGCTGAACGCGGGCAGGCTGTGTGGCGGTTTGAGATGCGCGATGAACGCCAGCCGGATGTGTCGCTGGGGAACATCCTGCAGATGAACCTGATCGAACTGAACAAGGCGGATCGCTTGGGCTTGCCAGAGGGGCCGTTGCGCGCCTGGATAATCTTCTTCAAGCACTGGCAGGAGGAACTCACCATGGCCACTGTTGCCCATGAACCGGTCAAGAAGGCGATGAGCCGTATCCGCGAGCTCAGCGCCGATGAAGAAACCCGCCGCCTGGCCTTCGTGCGAGAGCGGGCGCTGCGGGATGAGGTGTCGCTGTTGAATGATGCGAAGCGGGAAGGCCGTGAGGAAGTCGCACGCAATTTGATTAAAATGAAGGTATTGAATGATGCTCAGATCGCTGAGGCGTCAGGCTTGGGTGAGGCTGAAGTGAAAGCACTTCGTTCTGAGTTGGAACATTGA
- the radC gene encoding RadC family protein, with the protein MTSATTGLPDSGFHQLRAGEEPGTYRVNGDITDTQLLHLAKLIAQKRLRKGNPLGRPEEVHRCLQTLMLDYPHEVFGMLCLDTQHRLIAFDELFRGTLDSANVYPREVIKHAIAHSAAAVILVHNHPSGDPEPSDADRRITQRLKEALGLVDIRVLDHIVVGHEGFVSFAERGWL; encoded by the coding sequence ATGACCTCAGCGACAACAGGCCTACCCGACTCGGGGTTCCACCAACTGAGGGCCGGGGAGGAGCCCGGCACCTACCGCGTCAACGGCGACATCACCGACACCCAGCTTCTGCACCTGGCCAAGCTGATCGCCCAGAAGCGACTGCGCAAGGGCAACCCGCTCGGTCGTCCCGAGGAAGTCCACCGCTGCCTGCAGACCCTGATGCTCGACTACCCCCACGAGGTCTTCGGGATGCTCTGCCTGGACACCCAGCACCGGCTGATCGCCTTCGATGAGCTGTTCCGAGGCACCCTCGATTCGGCCAATGTCTACCCCCGTGAAGTGATCAAGCACGCCATCGCGCACAGCGCGGCGGCTGTGATCCTGGTGCACAACCACCCCAGCGGCGACCCCGAGCCCAGCGATGCCGATCGACGCATCACTCAGCGACTCAAGGAGGCGCTGGGCCTGGTGGATATCCGCGTCCTGGATCATATCGTGGTCGGCCACGAAGGCTTTGTGTCCTTCGCTGAACGGGGGTGGCTGTAA
- a CDS encoding DUF932 domain-containing protein, which translates to MRILTHDQLHRAAPAIFASQPDQAVSERYGFVPTINVVDALQAEGWYPVRAQQTNVRQAERQSVARHLIRFRQDPDRQIAVGDSVTELVLTNSHDRTAAFQLDLGLFRLICLNGMVTPVGDVGGIRVRHGKQIVDEILDGSLQLSQQVPRIAEGVEAFRSTLVSQGEAQLFAEVALSLRYGDDWQTTSPIQPGDVLEARRSEDANGSLWSVFNRTQENLFKGGLRGRSQSGRATRTRPINSVTEDVRLNRALWTLTERFAELKGATAAV; encoded by the coding sequence ATGCGCATTCTCACTCACGACCAGCTGCATCGCGCAGCGCCCGCTATCTTCGCCAGCCAGCCCGATCAAGCCGTGTCCGAGCGCTACGGCTTCGTGCCCACCATCAACGTGGTCGACGCCCTGCAAGCCGAGGGTTGGTACCCGGTGCGGGCCCAGCAGACCAACGTGCGCCAGGCCGAGCGTCAGAGCGTGGCCCGGCACCTGATCCGCTTCCGCCAGGACCCCGACCGTCAGATCGCCGTGGGTGACAGCGTCACCGAACTGGTCCTCACCAACAGCCACGACCGCACCGCGGCGTTTCAGCTCGATCTGGGTCTGTTCCGGCTGATCTGTCTCAACGGCATGGTCACGCCGGTGGGCGACGTGGGCGGTATCCGCGTGCGCCATGGCAAGCAGATCGTCGACGAGATCCTCGACGGCTCGCTCCAGCTCAGCCAGCAGGTACCGCGGATTGCCGAGGGCGTAGAGGCGTTCCGATCCACGCTGGTCAGCCAGGGCGAAGCCCAGCTGTTTGCCGAAGTCGCATTGTCGCTGCGTTACGGCGACGACTGGCAAACCACCAGCCCCATTCAGCCGGGTGACGTGCTCGAAGCCAGGCGCAGCGAGGATGCCAACGGCTCGCTGTGGAGCGTGTTCAACCGCACCCAGGAAAATCTCTTCAAGGGCGGGCTGCGCGGGCGTTCCCAGTCCGGCCGGGCCACCCGTACGCGGCCCATCAACAGCGTCACCGAAGACGTGCGTCTCAACCGCGCGCTGTGGACGCTCACCGAGCGCTTCGCCGAACTCAAGGGCGCGACGGCCGCCGTCTGA
- a CDS encoding hydrolase or metal-binding protein, producing MLKGLAITPPILGRITIGKVVENNGKRLPQKDDQFTLTSQLQTKEGWIRHPLDEQLRSEQEGKLRRIPIRLLFNDPDLNLRAEYALFDRQTARPLCVGDGEQCKRRTRDGMETLDCPSPDGCPLAQGGACKPYGRLNVLIGDDDPLGSFIFRTTGFNSIRTLAARLAYFKAISGNRLACLPLELRLRGKSTRQSRGTAIFYVDITLREGWTLEETLSEAQRLDEQHHATGFDQKALDRAAKAGFANGAFEDSAEESAEVVEEFYPDAPQHPPGGQDANAPLTLADKLQAKSQQQPQGSTDPKASLGEADTSQSNDVQQFQPRQAKRV from the coding sequence ATGCTCAAGGGACTCGCCATTACCCCACCGATTCTGGGGCGGATCACCATCGGCAAGGTGGTCGAGAATAACGGCAAGCGCCTGCCCCAGAAGGACGACCAGTTCACCCTGACCTCACAGCTCCAGACCAAGGAGGGCTGGATACGCCACCCGCTGGACGAGCAGCTGCGCAGCGAGCAGGAAGGCAAGCTGCGCCGCATTCCCATCCGTCTACTGTTCAACGATCCTGATCTCAACCTGCGTGCCGAGTACGCGCTGTTCGATCGCCAGACCGCCCGCCCCTTGTGCGTGGGTGATGGCGAGCAGTGCAAACGCCGCACCCGCGACGGGATGGAGACGCTGGACTGTCCTTCCCCCGACGGCTGCCCGTTGGCCCAGGGCGGCGCCTGCAAGCCCTATGGCCGCCTGAACGTGCTGATCGGAGATGACGACCCGCTGGGCAGCTTCATTTTCCGCACCACCGGCTTCAACTCGATCCGCACGCTCGCCGCGCGACTCGCCTACTTCAAGGCGATCTCCGGCAACCGCCTGGCCTGTTTACCGTTAGAACTCCGGCTGCGTGGCAAGTCCACCCGCCAGAGTCGGGGCACGGCGATCTTCTACGTCGACATCACCCTGCGCGAGGGCTGGACGCTGGAAGAAACGCTTTCAGAGGCCCAGCGGCTGGATGAACAACATCACGCCACAGGCTTCGACCAGAAGGCCCTGGATCGGGCCGCCAAGGCGGGCTTTGCCAACGGCGCGTTCGAGGACAGCGCCGAAGAATCCGCCGAGGTCGTGGAGGAGTTCTACCCCGACGCGCCCCAACACCCACCGGGCGGACAGGACGCCAACGCCCCGCTAACCCTGGCCGACAAGCTGCAGGCCAAGAGCCAGCAGCAGCCCCAAGGTAGTACCGACCCCAAGGCTTCCCTCGGAGAGGCTGATACCTCGCAAAGCAACGATGTCCAGCAATTCCAACCCCGCCAGGCCAAACGGGTCTGA
- a CDS encoding YqaJ viral recombinase family protein — MSHNTYSHTPSSPASAEPVKRTVLFPLDQTEQEAPDAESAAIPLSAKAKPGSVTASVLNAIEQSGMPAPVSRDARIKRPPAPQRRYRDQARRLVDTRALDRKAWLAIRQSGIGSSDAAAAVGLNPYKSQLELWMEKTERTDTHREPSAEDSLTSPLHWGQVLEPLVADHYARHTGYRVQRVNAILQHVEHPWMLANLDREVVGNDAVQILECKTAGLFGARLWKEGVPEYVQLQVMHQLAVTGQQAADVAVLLGGHELQIHRIERDEAMIEQLIALERQFWDYVERDTPPPADGSDSADRALRALFPQDNGETIDLSHDVMLSQAFVDLQQVRQTLDDAKKAELRLKHRLQQAMGTATLATFPSGSLSWKQTAPVNRLDTKALQQDHPELCATYLRSHPGSRRFVVRQ, encoded by the coding sequence ATGAGCCACAACACCTACTCTCACACCCCGTCGTCCCCAGCGTCTGCCGAGCCGGTGAAGCGCACCGTGTTGTTTCCGCTCGATCAGACGGAGCAGGAAGCACCCGACGCCGAGTCGGCGGCCATCCCGCTCTCGGCCAAGGCCAAACCCGGCAGCGTGACGGCCTCGGTATTAAACGCCATCGAGCAGAGTGGCATGCCCGCGCCGGTCAGCCGGGACGCCCGTATTAAGCGTCCTCCGGCCCCTCAGCGCCGTTACCGCGACCAGGCCCGGCGTCTGGTCGATACCCGGGCCCTGGATCGCAAGGCCTGGCTGGCGATCCGCCAGAGCGGGATCGGCAGCTCCGATGCCGCCGCGGCGGTGGGCCTCAACCCTTACAAATCCCAGCTCGAACTATGGATGGAGAAGACCGAGCGGACCGACACCCACCGGGAACCATCGGCGGAAGACAGCCTGACCAGTCCGCTGCATTGGGGCCAGGTGCTCGAACCTCTGGTCGCCGATCATTACGCCCGGCACACCGGTTACCGGGTACAGCGGGTCAACGCCATCCTGCAGCATGTCGAGCATCCCTGGATGCTTGCCAACCTGGATCGCGAAGTCGTGGGCAACGACGCCGTGCAGATCCTCGAGTGCAAGACCGCCGGGCTATTCGGTGCGCGGCTGTGGAAGGAGGGGGTGCCCGAGTACGTCCAGCTGCAGGTGATGCACCAGTTGGCCGTCACCGGCCAGCAGGCGGCCGATGTGGCCGTGCTGTTGGGCGGCCATGAGCTGCAGATCCATCGCATCGAGCGTGACGAGGCGATGATCGAACAACTCATCGCCCTGGAACGCCAGTTCTGGGATTACGTCGAGCGTGACACGCCACCCCCGGCGGATGGCAGTGACTCGGCCGACCGGGCCCTGCGGGCGCTGTTTCCCCAGGATAATGGCGAGACCATCGATCTAAGCCATGACGTGATGCTCAGCCAGGCGTTCGTCGACCTGCAACAGGTACGCCAGACCCTGGATGATGCCAAGAAGGCGGAGTTGCGGCTCAAGCACCGCCTGCAGCAGGCCATGGGGACTGCCACGTTGGCGACGTTCCCCAGCGGTAGCCTGAGCTGGAAGCAGACCGCGCCGGTCAATCGGCTCGATACCAAAGCACTGCAGCAAGACCATCCCGAACTGTGCGCGACGTACCTTCGCTCGCATCCCGGCTCACGGCGCTTCGTAGTGCGTCAGTGA
- a CDS encoding type II toxin-antitoxin system RelE/ParE family toxin — MSHAIEFIETPTFTRQIQAMATDDELKELQRILIAQPDKGDLIQGTGGLRKIRMALGHQGKQGGARIIYFLATAEVVYLILAYPKSVKDSLTPAEKATLKTLTHQLKGEVLE, encoded by the coding sequence GTGAGTCATGCCATTGAATTCATCGAAACGCCGACCTTTACCCGGCAGATCCAGGCCATGGCGACGGATGATGAGCTGAAGGAACTCCAGCGCATCCTGATCGCCCAGCCCGACAAGGGCGACCTGATCCAGGGCACGGGTGGGTTACGCAAGATACGCATGGCGCTGGGGCATCAAGGTAAACAAGGCGGTGCTCGGATCATCTACTTCCTGGCCACCGCCGAAGTCGTCTACCTGATACTGGCCTATCCCAAGAGCGTGAAGGACAGCCTGACGCCTGCCGAAAAGGCCACGCTGAAAACACTGACCCATCAGTTGAAGGGGGAGGTTTTAGAATGA
- the nadS gene encoding NadS family protein, protein MSIFDELQTSLQEAVDIKHGKAQPARVTHHEVADVKAIRASLQISQIEFAHAMGTSVDTIKSWETKRRNPTGLAAKVLATIQDNPAFFNELAAH, encoded by the coding sequence ATGAGCATTTTTGACGAACTCCAGACATCGCTGCAGGAAGCCGTCGACATCAAGCACGGCAAGGCCCAGCCCGCCCGCGTGACCCACCACGAGGTCGCGGACGTGAAAGCCATTCGGGCTAGCTTGCAGATCTCCCAGATCGAGTTTGCCCACGCCATGGGAACCAGCGTGGATACGATCAAGAGCTGGGAAACCAAACGCCGCAACCCGACCGGCCTGGCGGCCAAGGTGTTGGCGACGATCCAGGACAACCCGGCGTTTTTCAATGAACTGGCCGCTCACTGA